The Anaerolineae bacterium genome includes a window with the following:
- a CDS encoding N-acetylmuramoyl-L-alanine amidase, translating into MKLLFALIICLLISLCFLTTNGNANSNLFNHEKKIIVLDPGHGGHDKGARGADGAFEKTITLSLARMIATELGSKYSASLTRADDYLLGIPDRTAVANHMEADLFVSIHVGGSFLHKASGITIYYFKEMSGSDITFNGATSETYNSGNDRTTWDDIQKRHIARSRALAESMQTQINDRIKHMETRIDVASLVALSGADMPAVLIEIGYLSNPGEEKKLCDTQLLSEFAEAISRAIDNFLSEKN; encoded by the coding sequence ATGAAACTATTATTTGCATTAATAATCTGTTTGTTAATATCTTTATGCTTTCTGACGACCAATGGAAATGCAAATTCTAATTTATTTAACCACGAAAAGAAGATTATTGTTTTAGACCCGGGACATGGGGGGCATGATAAAGGCGCCCGGGGAGCGGATGGAGCATTTGAAAAGACAATAACTCTAAGCCTTGCCAGAATGATTGCAACCGAACTTGGGAGTAAGTACAGTGCGTCTTTAACCAGGGCGGATGATTACCTGCTTGGCATACCGGACAGAACTGCCGTTGCAAACCATATGGAAGCAGACCTGTTTGTCAGCATACATGTCGGTGGAAGTTTTCTTCATAAAGCAAGCGGAATAACCATATATTATTTCAAAGAAATGTCGGGTTCTGATATAACTTTTAACGGTGCAACATCAGAGACTTATAATTCAGGCAACGACCGGACAACCTGGGATGATATTCAAAAAAGGCATATAGCGAGAAGCAGAGCCTTGGCTGAATCAATGCAAACTCAGATTAATGACAGAATAAAACATATGGAAACCAGGATAGACGTGGCGTCGCTTGTAGCGCTGTCAGGGGCGGATATGCCTGCTGTACTTATTGAAATCGGATATTTAAGCAACCCGGGTGAAGAGAAAAAGCTGTGTGACACACAGCTTTTGTCTGAATTTGCGGAGGCAATAAGCAGGGCAATAGACAATTTTTTATCAGAAAAAAACTAA
- the tig gene encoding trigger factor — translation MQVIVEDINSVKKKLHIEIPNDMVVQELDHAYKNLKKTAKIKGYRPGKTPRSVLERLFKKDVHSDVSSKLLQDSLINAIKEKDLKVIGTPEIDPPELNTKEPYKYDAIVEIQPEIDKLDFKGLKLKKTLYSVSDEEISTQLKMLQKNLAQQKTVEETRPVQKGDFALIDYEGFKDGKPFAETQKTENFTLKVGNGQIFKEFDEQLISMNPGESKEINIHFPEDYFNKELANLDISFHVKLNEIREEVLPEINDEFAKNFGKYETLDQLKNAISDNLQQGYGKRTEQELNEQIFTALIAKKGFEVPDTMVEYELDGIISDIERSFANSNTSMENLGLSKENLSEKYRDTAIKQVKRHLILNKLIEQENLTLSDEEINNGFEEMSRVFNKPLEEISSFYKQNKDNLELFKNTLLEKKSIKLIIENSIIENVEPEAEQKKQEAKDETN, via the coding sequence ATGCAAGTTATTGTAGAAGATATTAACAGTGTAAAAAAGAAACTTCATATTGAAATCCCAAATGATATGGTTGTCCAGGAACTGGACCATGCCTATAAAAACCTCAAAAAAACCGCAAAGATAAAAGGTTATCGCCCAGGTAAAACGCCCCGCTCGGTTCTGGAAAGATTATTTAAAAAAGATGTGCATTCAGATGTATCATCTAAATTGCTTCAGGACTCATTAATTAATGCGATCAAGGAAAAAGATCTTAAGGTTATTGGAACCCCGGAAATTGATCCACCTGAACTTAACACAAAAGAACCTTATAAATATGATGCAATAGTCGAGATACAACCGGAAATTGACAAGCTCGATTTTAAAGGGTTAAAACTCAAAAAAACTCTGTACAGTGTAAGTGATGAAGAAATATCTACACAGCTCAAGATGCTGCAGAAAAACCTGGCTCAGCAAAAGACGGTCGAAGAAACTCGGCCGGTTCAAAAAGGGGATTTTGCCCTCATAGATTATGAAGGTTTTAAAGACGGAAAACCATTTGCCGAAACTCAAAAGACGGAAAATTTTACATTAAAGGTCGGCAATGGTCAAATTTTCAAGGAATTCGACGAACAACTGATCAGCATGAATCCTGGTGAGAGCAAGGAAATAAACATACATTTTCCTGAAGATTATTTTAACAAGGAACTGGCTAATCTTGATATAAGCTTTCATGTTAAACTCAATGAAATCAGAGAAGAGGTGCTCCCTGAAATAAATGATGAATTTGCCAAGAATTTCGGCAAGTATGAAACACTGGATCAACTGAAAAATGCAATTTCCGATAACCTGCAGCAGGGTTATGGAAAAAGAACCGAGCAGGAGCTTAACGAACAGATCTTTACGGCATTGATAGCAAAAAAGGGGTTTGAAGTGCCGGATACAATGGTTGAATATGAGCTGGATGGTATTATTTCAGATATTGAAAGGTCTTTTGCTAACAGCAACACCTCAATGGAAAACCTGGGCCTTTCAAAAGAGAACCTTTCAGAAAAATATCGGGATACGGCAATAAAACAGGTTAAGCGTCATTTAATATTAAACAAGTTGATTGAGCAGGAAAACCTGACCCTTTCTGATGAAGAAATTAATAACGGCTTCGAGGAGATGTCCAGGGTTTTTAATAAACCGCTTGAAGAAATAAGCAGCTTCTATAAACAGAACAAGGATAATCTGGAATTATTTAAAAATACACTCCTTGAAAAAAAATCAATCAAGCTTATTATTGAAAATAGCATTATTGAAAATGTTGAACCTGAAGCCGAGCAGAAAAAGCAAGAGGCTAAGGATGAAACTAATTAA